Proteins co-encoded in one Cytobacillus sp. NJ13 genomic window:
- a CDS encoding spore germination protein: MPAIVGVAQVISIGSSSVFNIGDVYKIMPVSNAKTFSGAGSFNTGDGMNVYNHQSTTNTYDCDGVDQGNYFNA; this comes from the coding sequence ATGCCAGCTATTGTCGGAGTCGCACAGGTCATATCAATAGGAAGCAGTTCTGTCTTCAACATCGGGGATGTTTATAAAATCATGCCTGTTTCTAACGCTAAGACCTTTTCGGGTGCAGGATCTTTCAACACAGGGGATGGCATGAATGTTTACAATCACCAAAGCACTACAAACACTTATGATTGTGATGGCGTGGATCAGGGCAATTATTTTAATGCTTAG
- a CDS encoding spore germination protein GerPB — protein MNFYIQQSIHINFIKIGGITNSSVMQIGSAGIIKPASYLYNTGGFTEPAPEAETPAPSGPAGNLLLTPSVPLTGSQRP, from the coding sequence ATGAATTTTTATATACAGCAATCCATTCATATTAATTTTATTAAGATCGGTGGGATTACAAACTCTTCCGTAATGCAGATTGGAAGTGCAGGCATTATAAAGCCGGCTTCCTACCTGTATAACACAGGGGGATTTACCGAGCCTGCACCTGAAGCTGAAACTCCAGCCCCATCGGGTCCAGCAGGTAATCTATTATTAACGCCTTCGGTACCTTTAACCGGATCTCAGAGACCCTAA
- the gerPC gene encoding spore germination protein GerPC: MNQQLNSYLQQLHAFVEAQEKRIRSLEAAVKKLQEETEVLKSRPPMQVDRIEYKFDQLKVESLEGTLNIGLNPSELQNIEDFAVDNKNIKAPISPNNHMKRTMEIEDAIYQYLESKLPEIVASVQQKLNVNVDDSYIAFIKEDIKKQLPNRIDFYLKQQQSANRSTQENNNEVIIELIKKEIQNGVHAFISHLPENMKGMKKE, translated from the coding sequence ATGAACCAGCAATTAAATTCTTATCTTCAGCAATTGCATGCTTTTGTAGAGGCACAGGAAAAAAGAATCCGCAGCCTGGAAGCAGCGGTAAAAAAACTTCAGGAAGAGACTGAAGTTCTGAAAAGCCGTCCTCCGATGCAGGTCGACCGGATTGAGTATAAATTCGACCAGCTTAAGGTAGAGTCTCTCGAAGGTACTTTAAACATTGGCCTAAATCCTTCCGAGCTGCAAAACATTGAAGATTTTGCCGTTGATAATAAAAACATCAAGGCACCTATATCGCCTAACAACCATATGAAAAGAACGATGGAGATTGAAGATGCCATCTATCAATATTTAGAGAGTAAGCTTCCAGAAATTGTCGCTTCTGTTCAACAGAAGCTAAATGTTAATGTGGATGATTCATATATTGCGTTTATCAAAGAGGATATAAAAAAGCAGCTGCCTAACAGGATTGACTTCTATCTTAAACAGCAGCAGTCTGCAAATCGGTCTACGCAGGAAAATAATAATGAAGTGATTATTGAACTTATAAAAAAGGAAATACAAAATGGGGTTCATGCCTTTATCTCTCATTTGCCTGAAAATATGAAAGGAATGAAGAAAGAATGA
- a CDS encoding spore gernimation protein GerPD, giving the protein MNYQVYNRDLCVGNIRVIGVSSSSVLMVGDTQTIQLAATFDTPLESLIVGPFVPLTPE; this is encoded by the coding sequence ATGAATTATCAGGTTTATAACCGGGATTTGTGTGTTGGCAATATCAGAGTTATTGGTGTCTCCAGTTCATCTGTATTAATGGTTGGAGATACGCAAACGATCCAGCTTGCAGCTACCTTTGATACACCATTAGAATCTCTTATTGTCGGGCCTTTTGTCCCACTTACACCGGAGTAA
- a CDS encoding spore germination protein GerPE — translation MLQRTSSVDKINIDTISFSSVFEIGDSCSIQGFSRALAVQREAEFFDAREGNFSAYPIFSEPIPLMPINKEIVIQTAQLNPIIKVQNIDIIGVSSSSVIHIGNSRDISMESRVKHIRQVYPKNNNSAGRP, via the coding sequence ATGCTTCAAAGAACTTCATCTGTTGATAAAATCAATATTGATACTATCTCATTTTCATCGGTATTTGAGATTGGAGACTCCTGTTCGATTCAGGGTTTCTCCAGGGCACTTGCGGTCCAGCGTGAAGCTGAATTTTTTGACGCCCGGGAAGGTAATTTTTCTGCTTATCCGATTTTCAGCGAACCCATTCCCTTAATGCCCATCAATAAAGAAATTGTAATTCAGACTGCCCAGCTAAATCCAATTATTAAGGTGCAGAATATTGACATAATTGGGGTTTCCTCTTCTTCTGTCATTCATATCGGCAACAGCCGCGATATCTCAATGGAATCCCGGGTCAAGCATATCCGTCAGGTTTACCCCAAAAACAATAATTCTGCAGGCAGACCATAA
- a CDS encoding spore germination protein — protein sequence MPAIIGPVQIINVSGGIVQFGDALYISPKNNSKSTTGQGAANTGGLVITNNGLNASNVLDTSLVDQPNVGNN from the coding sequence ATGCCAGCTATAATCGGACCGGTACAAATTATAAATGTTAGCGGGGGAATTGTTCAATTTGGAGATGCCCTGTATATCTCCCCAAAAAACAATTCCAAATCAACAACCGGACAGGGCGCCGCAAATACAGGCGGCTTAGTTATTACAAACAATGGCCTAAACGCCAGCAATGTGCTTGATACCAGCCTGGTTGACCAGCCAAATGTCGGCAACAACTAA
- a CDS encoding HNH endonuclease, with amino-acid sequence MGKKRTESGTCELCLREDLVITVHHLTPKEMGGTFLPTANLCIPCHKQIHALYTNPELAVRLNKIELLQQDEKIEKYLKWIRKQPSTKLTKAKKSNERKVKGR; translated from the coding sequence ATGGGAAAAAAGCGGACAGAATCCGGAACCTGTGAATTATGCCTGCGGGAGGATCTTGTAATAACCGTACATCATTTGACACCGAAAGAAATGGGAGGTACATTCCTGCCAACTGCGAACTTATGCATTCCCTGCCATAAACAGATTCATGCATTATATACAAATCCAGAACTGGCAGTAAGACTGAATAAAATTGAATTATTGCAGCAGGATGAGAAAATAGAAAAATATTTGAAATGGATTAGAAAGCAGCCTTCAACTAAGTTAACGAAAGCAAAGAAATCGAATGAAAGGAAAGTAAAAGGACGATAA